In Salinibaculum sp. SYNS191, the genomic window GCGTCGGCCGCCTCGCGGCGGTCGGTGATGTCGAAGTCGAACTCGTCGTCGTCCTGGATGTCGGTGTAGGGGACGTACTCCTTGGCGTCCTTGTTCCAGGTGGGACACTGGGTGAGGAAGTCGACGTGTGCGAACCCGTCGTGTTCGATCGCTTCCTTCAGCACTTCCTTCGCCTGCCGGGGGTTCACTGCCGCCGTGCGTGCGACGTAGGACGCACCGGAGGCGAGCGAGAGGGTGAGCGGTCGCACCGGGTCCTTTGCACTACCAGAGGGCTGCGTCTTCGATTTGTGACCCTTCGGGCTGGTGGGTGAGGTCTGGCCCTTCGTCAGTCCGAAGATCTCGTTGTTGAAGACGATGTAGGTGATGTCGTGGTTCTCGCGGGCGGTGTGCATGAAGTGGTTGCCACCGATGCCGTACCCGTCACCGTCGCCACCTGCCGCGATGACCTCGAGGCCGGGATTCGCGAGTTTCGCTGCGCGAGCGATGGGGAGCGAGCGGCCGTGAATCGAGTGGTAGCCGTAACAGTCGAAGTAACTGTTGAGCTTGCCCGAACAGCCGATGCCGGTCACGAGCATCGTCTCGTCGGGCGTGCGGCCCACTTCGGGCATGGCCTGTTTCAGCGCCTTCAGGACGCCGAAGTCGCCACAGCCCGGACACCACGTCGCCTGCGGCTCTATTCCCGGTGTGAACGTATCCTGATCGATTTCCTGTTCTTCGTCGTTGATTGCTGAGAATGCGCTCATTGTCAGTCACCTGCCGCTGGGACGAACTTCACGTTCTGCGCGGCCGGCTGGCCGCCGTCGATGCTGTCCTTGAACGCCTCGACGATTTCGTTGTGGCGGAACGGTTCGCCGTTGTACTTCAGGAGGCTGGACATCTTGTCACCGAACCGGCCCAGTTCCTTCTGGGTGAGCCCGCGGAACTGCGCGCTGGCGTTCATCTCGACGACGAGGCACTCCTCGACGCTCTCCAGGAACTCGGTGACCTCCGCCTCGGGGTAGGGCATCAGGTCGCTGACGCCCATCGCCTTCACGGAGTGACCCTCCTCGTTGAGCTGGTCGACGGCTTCGAGGACTGTGTCCTGCGTACTGCCCCACGTCAGGATGCCGTACTCGGCGTCCTCTGGGCCAGCCGTCGTCTGGTTCGTCTCGCCGTCGTCGAGTTCGCCGCGGATAGCGGTGAGTTTCCGCAGGCGACGGTCCATCTGGTTCTTCCGGTTGACGGGGTCCTCGCTGATGTGGCCCGTCGGTGCGGACTCGTTCCCGCTGGCGAGGAAGCGCCCGCCCTTCTGGCCGGGAATCGACCGCGGGCTGACGCCCTCTTTGGCACCCTCGACGGAGTGCTGGAACCGCTCGAACTTGCCCGACGCGTCGTGGGCAGCATCGCGGAGTTCCTCCTCGGTCAGCGTCGACCCGAGGTCCGGCGCGGGCTCCTGGTCGAAGTGGCTCACGGGCACGCTCCGGAGTTCGCCCTCCAGCTTCTGGTCGTAGACGACGAGTGCTGGCAGGTGGTAGTCGTAGGCGAGTTCGAACGCCTGTCGCGACTGCTCGTAGGCCTCTTCGGCGTTGGCCGGGGCGAAGACGACCCGACAGGAGTCACCCTGGCTGGAGTACAGGACGTGTTCGAGGTCGCCCTGCTCCGTCTTCGTCGGCAGCCCCGTCGACGGGCCTGCCCGCATGGCCTCGACGTAGACGACCGGCGTCTCGGTCATCTCCGCCAGGCCGAGCGCTTCCGTCATCAGCGCGAAGCCGCCGCCTGCGGACCCGGACATGGCCTTCACGCCCGCGTGCGACGCGCCCAGCGCGAGCGTCGCGGACGCGATTTCGTCCTCTACCTGTTCGGCGATGCCCCCGTACTTGGGGAGCTTCTGTGACATGATGCGGAACACGTCGGTCCACGGGGTCATCGGATATCCCGAGATGAACCGACAGCCGGCGTCCAGCGCACCGTAGGCGATGCCGTCACTGCCAGTCAGCAGTGCGTGCTCCTCGTCGTGGCTGCCCTCCGGGGCGACCAGGTCGTGTGACTCGTCGAATTCGAGCGCGCGCTCGTACGCGGAGTGAAGAACTTCGAGGTTGGCGTCCCGCATGTCGCCGGACATGTTCTCCTCGATGAGTTCCTCTATCATGTCCACGTCCTGGTCGAGCAACGCGGCGGTGACGCCCAGTCCCGCCGTGTTGCGCATGACGGCCCGCCCGTGCTCCTGAGCGATGCCGCGGAGGTCCACCGGGTATACGTGCCAGTTGTTCTCCTCGGCTCGCTCCTCCAGTTCGGTCTCGGCGATGTCGTCCTCGTCGAACTGGCCGGTGTCGTAGACGATGATGCCACCCTCGTGCAGTTCGTCGAACTGCTCGGTGAGCGGTTTCAGCTCCTCGTTGCCGTAGATGGCACCTTCCTGTTCGCTGCGGGCGAAGCTGTCCCCCAGACAGAGGAGGAAGTCGAAGCCAGCCCCGCGCGATTGCACCGGCTCGTCCCCGGCGCGAATCTCGACGTACGTGTGCCCACCGCGGATTCGTGAGGGGTAGTGCCGGTGCGTGTAGATGTTCAGTCCCGACCGCATCAGTGCCTTCGCGTAGTTCCGAGATGTGGAGTCGATACCGTCTCCGGAACCACCCGAAACACGCCAAGCGATTGTGTCTTGTGTCATTGTTTAGTCTCGGTTGCCTAAGTGGTAGTCTGTGATTCGCTGTCTTATTGCATGCAACGACCAACTGTGAAGTCTGTCTGGTTGATTATAGATGTTTGGGTTGGCTAGACTGCCGTTTTCAATCTCCTCGCAATCCCGGTACGGCGCTGGTGTCGCGTTCCCGGCCCGGGTCGTCCTGGTCTGCCTACGTGATTCGTTAGCACCTACGTTCCTCTAGCGACAAATTGCGGGTAGCTCACGGTGCCTCTTATAGTTTTAGTTCCAGTGGGGGGAGCGTCCCCCGTCCCGGCTCCGTCCGGGCCGCCGTCGGCGCTCTGTCAACGGAAATGAAGGTGATCTGGGCCTGCAACTGCCGGCCAGTTACGGCAATAATTATAAATACCAAGCCTCATTCACATTGACTATGCCGGACACATACGTGAATCCGGTACGGGCGGCAAACGGGGTAAAGTGTGGTAGACAAGTACATTCACGATACGAAACATCACAAGGAGAGTAAATAATGGCAGACCTGACACTCGTAC contains:
- a CDS encoding thiamine pyrophosphate-dependent enzyme; translated protein: MSAFSAINDEEQEIDQDTFTPGIEPQATWCPGCGDFGVLKALKQAMPEVGRTPDETMLVTGIGCSGKLNSYFDCYGYHSIHGRSLPIARAAKLANPGLEVIAAGGDGDGYGIGGNHFMHTARENHDITYIVFNNEIFGLTKGQTSPTSPKGHKSKTQPSGSAKDPVRPLTLSLASGASYVARTAAVNPRQAKEVLKEAIEHDGFAHVDFLTQCPTWNKDAKEYVPYTDIQDDDEFDFDITDRREAADAMYEAESRLWEGEVLTGRFYHDTERPSYAEEKRSIGEAPEDSLAERYFDDDAEWGKSVEEIRQHHT
- a CDS encoding 2-oxoacid:acceptor oxidoreductase subunit alpha, which translates into the protein MTQDTIAWRVSGGSGDGIDSTSRNYAKALMRSGLNIYTHRHYPSRIRGGHTYVEIRAGDEPVQSRGAGFDFLLCLGDSFARSEQEGAIYGNEELKPLTEQFDELHEGGIIVYDTGQFDEDDIAETELEERAEENNWHVYPVDLRGIAQEHGRAVMRNTAGLGVTAALLDQDVDMIEELIEENMSGDMRDANLEVLHSAYERALEFDESHDLVAPEGSHDEEHALLTGSDGIAYGALDAGCRFISGYPMTPWTDVFRIMSQKLPKYGGIAEQVEDEIASATLALGASHAGVKAMSGSAGGGFALMTEALGLAEMTETPVVYVEAMRAGPSTGLPTKTEQGDLEHVLYSSQGDSCRVVFAPANAEEAYEQSRQAFELAYDYHLPALVVYDQKLEGELRSVPVSHFDQEPAPDLGSTLTEEELRDAAHDASGKFERFQHSVEGAKEGVSPRSIPGQKGGRFLASGNESAPTGHISEDPVNRKNQMDRRLRKLTAIRGELDDGETNQTTAGPEDAEYGILTWGSTQDTVLEAVDQLNEEGHSVKAMGVSDLMPYPEAEVTEFLESVEECLVVEMNASAQFRGLTQKELGRFGDKMSSLLKYNGEPFRHNEIVEAFKDSIDGGQPAAQNVKFVPAAGD